A genome region from Alistipes dispar includes the following:
- a CDS encoding EamA family transporter, with protein sequence MPGEKTRGYVLGAVAAASYGLNPLFALPLYGAGLGPDSVLFYRYLLAVVMLGSLMIFRRQSFALTRRDILPLAVMGLLFSFSSLCLFASYNYMDAGIASTILFLYPVMVAVIMSACFGERVTASTVLSILLALGGIALLYKGGDGATLSLAGVALVFLSSLCYAVYIVGVNRSSLRDLSTEKLTFYSLLFGLSVYLVRLRGVAGLQMIPSPLLWINAVSLALFPTIVSLVTMAGAIRRIGSTPTAILGALEPVTALFFGVLVFGERLTPRILTGVALILAAVTLIIAGKSLRIPTAATHLAHWLSRPRLPHWTLAWLRRLPLPRLRHGAK encoded by the coding sequence GGCTACGTACTGGGCGCCGTGGCCGCCGCCAGTTACGGACTCAATCCGCTCTTCGCGCTGCCCCTCTACGGGGCGGGGCTGGGTCCGGATTCGGTCCTTTTCTACCGCTATCTGCTGGCTGTCGTCATGCTCGGTTCGCTGATGATCTTCCGGCGGCAGTCCTTCGCGCTCACACGGCGCGACATCCTGCCGCTGGCGGTCATGGGACTGCTTTTTTCCTTCTCGTCGCTGTGCCTGTTCGCCAGCTACAACTACATGGACGCGGGCATCGCCTCGACGATCCTGTTCCTCTACCCCGTGATGGTGGCCGTCATCATGTCGGCTTGCTTCGGCGAGCGGGTCACCGCCTCCACCGTGCTTTCGATTCTGCTGGCTCTGGGCGGCATCGCGCTGCTCTACAAGGGCGGCGACGGAGCCACGCTGAGCCTTGCGGGCGTTGCGCTGGTCTTCCTCTCGTCGCTCTGCTACGCCGTTTATATCGTGGGGGTCAATCGCTCTTCGCTGCGCGACCTTTCGACCGAGAAGCTGACTTTCTATTCGCTGCTCTTCGGCCTGAGCGTCTATCTGGTCCGTCTGCGGGGCGTCGCCGGTTTGCAGATGATCCCTTCGCCGCTGCTTTGGATCAATGCCGTCTCGCTGGCGCTGTTTCCCACGATCGTCTCGCTCGTCACGATGGCCGGCGCCATCCGCCGCATCGGCTCCACGCCCACGGCGATTCTCGGGGCGCTGGAACCCGTCACGGCGCTCTTTTTCGGTGTGCTGGTCTTCGGCGAACGGCTCACGCCGCGCATTCTCACGGGTGTAGCGCTGATTCTTGCCGCCGTGACACTCATCATCGCCGGCAAGTCGCTCCGCATCCCGACCGCCGCGACGCACCTCGCGCACTGGCTTTCGCGGCCCCGCCTGCCGCACTGGACCCTCGCCTGGCTGCGCCGTCTGCCGCTGCCGCGCCTGCGGCACGGGGCGAAATGA